Proteins encoded by one window of Thermoanaerobacterales bacterium:
- a CDS encoding HD domain-containing protein, producing the protein MFVRDPIHGMIRLKASEVALIKHEVFQRLNRIRQLAMTYKVYPGATHTRWEHSLGVMHIASQMMERLYRRKLVRDYFNEDEYKRLTQLVRLAALLHDVGHTPFSHAGEDCFAPGLKHGHYSVAIIRKYFGPLIEEFFPDIKVEEVIALLEGYPLGAGDKVFLGRIIGGETDADKLDYLLRDSHYCGVRYGQYDLHRILDTITVIPALESSEGRSEDAERETGVWLLGIDSDGIQAVEELIFARYWMFIQVYFHKTRRIYDYYLSCFLKDWLSEMGYGGIFPSPDNLENYLALDDSTVLEAIKSKRKDNEWARRIYERDHLSEAFVTSPHHAGLESYFVISELEKLFKKKYPDGFVDNKARTLPTNPLFDLKKFEDDEAEASERRYASITVQDKNNPDQYETIFELSLPLKLLSRKHINIVRFYVPREYKKDAAAWCHQHYNQIRSKVKKIEEGWS; encoded by the coding sequence GTGTTTGTCAGGGATCCAATCCACGGCATGATTAGACTCAAAGCGTCTGAGGTGGCTCTGATCAAACACGAAGTTTTTCAGAGGCTGAACAGAATTCGCCAATTGGCGATGACGTATAAGGTCTATCCCGGCGCAACTCATACGCGATGGGAGCACAGCCTCGGCGTAATGCATATCGCCAGTCAAATGATGGAGCGCCTTTACCGGCGCAAACTGGTGCGTGACTACTTCAACGAGGACGAGTACAAGCGTCTCACCCAGCTTGTTAGATTAGCAGCTCTGCTACACGATGTTGGGCACACCCCTTTTTCACACGCCGGCGAGGATTGCTTTGCTCCGGGACTGAAGCATGGACACTACTCGGTGGCCATCATCCGTAAATACTTTGGACCGCTCATCGAAGAATTCTTTCCTGATATTAAGGTTGAAGAAGTAATAGCCCTCCTGGAAGGGTATCCTCTAGGAGCGGGCGATAAGGTTTTCTTAGGCAGGATAATTGGTGGAGAAACGGACGCTGATAAGCTGGACTATCTCCTCCGGGACTCTCACTACTGTGGGGTACGCTATGGGCAGTATGACTTGCATCGGATTCTTGATACCATCACAGTTATCCCAGCACTGGAAAGCAGTGAAGGGAGATCAGAGGACGCGGAGCGGGAAACCGGCGTTTGGTTGCTGGGTATTGATTCAGACGGGATCCAGGCCGTGGAGGAACTGATCTTCGCCCGGTACTGGATGTTCATTCAGGTGTATTTCCATAAGACGAGGCGTATCTATGACTACTACCTTTCGTGTTTTTTGAAGGATTGGTTGTCGGAGATGGGGTACGGTGGGATCTTCCCTTCTCCGGACAATTTGGAAAACTACCTGGCGCTTGACGACAGCACTGTCCTGGAGGCCATTAAGTCCAAACGTAAGGATAATGAGTGGGCGCGTAGGATTTACGAACGCGACCATTTGTCGGAAGCATTTGTTACCTCACCTCACCATGCAGGCCTTGAAAGCTACTTTGTTATTTCCGAACTGGAAAAGCTTTTTAAGAAGAAATATCCTGATGGCTTTGTTGATAATAAGGCAAGGACGTTGCCGACAAACCCCCTTTTTGACCTGAAGAAGTTCGAAGATGATGAGGCGGAGGCAAGCGAACGAAGATATGCCAGTATCACTGTGCAGGATAAGAATAACCCTGACCAGTACGAAACCATATTTGAGTTATCACTTCCCTTGAAACTTTTGTCACGGAAACACATCAATATTGTACGTTTTTATGTGCCAAGGGAATACAAGAAGGATGCTGCGGCTTGGTGTCACCAACACTATAACCAGATTAGATCGAAGGTTAAGAAGATTGAGGAGGGATGGAGTTAA